A part of Gambusia affinis linkage group LG21, SWU_Gaff_1.0, whole genome shotgun sequence genomic DNA contains:
- the slc12a7b gene encoding solute carrier family 12 member 7 isoform X4, which translates to MGERFVVVPVYTRKTSGKEEERSGSTGAHPALDTGESRCSVPGTAAENEQLEDSVFEPTVPILEYNREPNKYGDGVPKENSPFINNSENDKNNYDGTNMALFEEEMDRHPMVSSLLDKLANYTNLSQGALEHEEADEESSKKKTVKSPQMGTFMGVYLPCLQNILGVILFLRLTWIVGTAGILESLAIVGLCCSCTMLTAISMSAVATNGVVPAGGSYYMISRSLGPEFGGAVGLCFYLGTTFAGAMYILGTIEILLTYIVPQAAIFTAERKEDELSALLNNMRIYGTLCLSLMAIVVFVGVKYVNKLALVFLACVILSIISIYAGVIKSSFDPPDFPVCMLGNRTLRNLRFDKCLKTEIVNNTTVSTQLWRLFCDGPALNSTCNEYFVNNNLTLIQGIPGLASGVISENMWSAYGPLGMLVENKRLPSVGGIDPAKDIYLPYVVNDISTFFTLLVGIYFPSVTGIMAGSNRSGDLRDAQKSIPIGTILAIATTSFIYVTGVIFFGACIEGVLLRDKFGDSVKRNLVIGTLSWPSPWVIVIGSFFSCCGAGLQSLTGAPRLLQAIARDGIVPFLQVFGHGKANGEPTWALLLTTGICEIGILIASLDAVAPILSMFFLMCYMFVNLACAVQTLLRTPNWRPRFKYYHWTLSFLGMSLCLSIMFISSWYYAIIAMGIAGCIYKYIEYRGAEKEWGDGIRGLSLNAARYALIRLEEAPPHTKNWRPQLLVLLNLDSDQCVKHPRLLSLTTQLKAGKGLTIVGNVLQGTYLSHEAEAKKAEQNIKSAMATERTKGFCHVVVSSNLRDGISHLIQSAGLGGMKHNTVLVGWPGTWRQSEDPQSWRNFIEIVRETTAAHLAMLVPKNVDSFPTNKDRLEEGTIDVWWVVHDGGMLMLLPFLLRQHKVWEKCKMRIFTVAQMDDNSIQMKKDLQMFLYHLRLDAEVEVVEMHDNDISAFTYEKTLVMEQRSQMLKQMQLSRTEREREAQLIHDKNTAAHAAMNNKEEVGTDRVHMTWTKDKVSTERNRTREANANMAVRDMFNMKPEWESLNQSNVRRMHTAVKLNEIVVNKSQGAHLVLLNMPGPPRNRGGDENYMEFLEVLLEGLNRVLLVRGGGREVITIYS; encoded by the exons GCGATGGCGTCCCAAAGGAAAACAGTCCCTTCATCAACAACTCTGAAAATGACAAGAACAATTATGATGGCACCAACATGGCACTGTTTGAG GAGGAGATGGACAGGCACCCCATGGTGTCATCCCTTCTTGATAAACTGGCAAACTACACCAATCTCTCTCAAGGAGCTCTTGAGCACGAGGAAGCTGATGAAGAGAGTTCCAAGAAGAAAACTGTTAAG AGCCCTCAGATGGGAACCTTCATGGGTGTCTACCTCCCTTGCCTCCAGAACATTCTGGGGGTCATCCTGTTTCTGCGCCTTACCTGGATTGTCGGCACAGCCGGCATCTTGGAATCCCTGGCGATCGTGGGCTTGTGCTGCTCATGC ACGATGCTAACAGCAATATCCATGAGTGCTGTTGCTACCAATGGTGTCGTACCAG ctggaggcTCTTACTACATGATCTCCAGATCTCTGGGTCCAGAGTTCGGCGGAGCAGTCGGTCTCTGTTTCTACCTCGGAACGACCTTTGCAGGCGCCATGTACATCCTGGGTACCATTGAGATTCTGCTG ACCTATATTGTGCCTCAAGCAGCCATCTTTACTGCAGAGCGAAAGGAAGATGAACTCAGCGCCCTGCTCAACAACATGCGTATCTATGGCACTTTGTGCCTTTCGCTCATGGCAATAGTTGTCTTTGTAGGGGTCAAATATGTCAACAAACTGGCCCTGGTTTTCCTGGCTTGTGTGATTCTCTCCATCATTTCCATCTACGCCGGAGTCATCAAGTCCAGTTTTGATCCACCGGATTTTCC TGTCTGCATGTTGGGGAATCGAACACTACGAAACCTTCGTTTTGACAAGTGTCTGAAGACTGAAATCGTAAACAACACCACAGTCTCCACCCAGCTGTGGCGTTTGTTCTGTGATGGGCCTGCACTTAATTCCACCTGCAACGAGTATTTTGTGAACAACAACCTGACACTAATTCAAGGCATCCCTGGTCTGGCCAGTGGGGTCATCTCAG AAAACATGTGGTCGGCGTATGGTCCACTTGGCATGTTGGTCGAAAACAAGAGGCTGCCATCCGTGGGAGGCATCGACCCTGCCAAGGACATCTACCTCCCCTATGTCGTCAACGACATCAGCACCTTCTTCACGTTGCTGGTTGGAATCTACTTCCCCTCAGTCACTG GTATCATGGCCGGTTCTAACCGCTCCGGTGACCTGAGGGACGCCCAAAAGTCCATCCCTATTGGAACCATCCTAGCTATCGCCACCACCTCCTTTATCT ATGTCACCGGTGTGATTTTCTTTGGTGCCTGTATCGAGGGAGTCCTGCTTCGAGACAA GTTTGGAGATTCAGTGAAACGGAATCTTGTTATTGGCACCCTGTCCTGGCCTTCTCCCTGGGTGATCGTGATCGGCTCGTTCTTCTCCTGCTGCGGAGCGGGTCTGCAGAGCTTGACGGGCGCTCCTCGACTCCTGCAGGCTATCGCAAGAGATGGTATCGTCCCTTTCCTGCAG GTGTTCGGTCATGGGAAAGCTAACGGAGAACCCACCTGGGCTTTGCTGCTGACGACTGGGATCTGTGAGATCGGCATTCTCATCGCCTCTTTGGACGCCGTAGCTCCCATTCTCTCCAT GTTTTTCCTCATGTGCTACATGTTTGTCAACCTGGCCTGTGCTGTTCAGACCCTGCTGCGAACACCCAACTGGAGGCCGCGCTTCAAATACTACCACTG GACCCTGTCCTTCCTGGGGATGAGCTTGTGTCTTTCCATCATGTTCATTTCATCATGGTATTACGCCATTATTGCCATGGGGATTGCTGGCTGCATCTACAAATATATCGAATATCGAGG AGCTGAAAAGGAATGGGGAGACGGCATCCGTGGCCTGTCGCTTAACGCCGCCCGCTACGCCCTTATTCGCCTTGAGGAAGCTCCTCCACACACCAAAAACTGGAG GCCCCAGTTATTGGTGCTCCTGAACTTGGATTCAGATCAGTGTGTCAAACACCCACGTCTGCTGTCCTTAACTACTCAGCTAAAGGCAGGGAAAGGCCTGACCATAGTGGGAAACGTTTTACAGGGAACCTACCTCAGTCACGAAGCAGAGGCCAAGAAGGCTGAGCAG aacatcaagtcagcgATGGCCACTGAGCGCACCAAGGGTTTCTGTCATGTGGTGGTGTCTTCAAACCTCAGAGATGGAATCTCCCACCTTATTCAGTCTGCAGGTTTGGGGGGCATGAAGCACAACACGGTGCTGGTGGGCTGGCCTGGAACCTGGAGGCAGTCTGAGGACCCACAGTCATGGAGAAACTTTATAG AGATAGTGCGCGAGACCACGGCAGCCCACCTGGCCATGCTGGTCCCTAAAAACGTGGACAGTTTCCCCACGAACAAGGACCGCCTGGAGGAGGGCACCATCGATGTATGGTGGGTGGTTCATGATGGAGGcatgctgatgctgctgcccttCCTGCTGAGACAGCACAAG GTGTGGGAGAAGTGCAAGATGCGCATCTTCACAGTTGCCCAGATGGATGACAATAGTATCCAAATGAAGAAAGATCTCCAGATGTTCCTGTACCACCTGAGGCTGGATGCTGAAGTGGAAGTGGTGGAGATG CATGACAATGACATCTCAGCCTTCACGTATGAGAAGACGTTGGTGATGGAGCAGAGGTCTCAAATGCTGAAACAGATGCAGCTCTCGAGgactgagagagaaagagag GCCCAGCTCATCCACGACAAGAACACCGCTGCTCATGCCGCTATGAACAACAAGGAAGAAGTCGGAACCGACCGGGTGCACATGACCTGGACGAAGGACAAGGTCTCAACAGAGCGGAACCGGACCCGGGAGGCCAACGCCAACATGGCCGTCCGGGACATGTTCAACATGAAGCC AGAGTGGGAGAGTCT GAACCAGTCGAATGTCCGCCGCATGCACACAGCTGTCAAGCTGAATGAAATTGTGGTCAACAAGTCGCAGGGAGCCCATCTTGTTCTGCTCAACATGCCAGGACCACCGAGGaacagaggaggagatgaaAACT ACATGGAGTTCCTGGAGGTTCTCCTGGAGGGTCTGAACCGCGTCCTCCTGGTGCGAGGAGGTGGCCGAGAAGTCATCACCATCTACTCCTAA
- the slc12a7b gene encoding solute carrier family 12 member 7 isoform X3: MPTNFTVVPVKGGTGKTREGKEKEDVGGSNVLREEEDPTGDGVPKENSPFINNSENDKNNYDGTNMALFEEEMDRHPMVSSLLDKLANYTNLSQGALEHEEADEESSKKKTVKSPQMGTFMGVYLPCLQNILGVILFLRLTWIVGTAGILESLAIVGLCCSCTMLTAISMSAVATNGVVPAGGSYYMISRSLGPEFGGAVGLCFYLGTTFAGAMYILGTIEILLTYIVPQAAIFTAERKEDELSALLNNMRIYGTLCLSLMAIVVFVGVKYVNKLALVFLACVILSIISIYAGVIKSSFDPPDFPVCMLGNRTLRNLRFDKCLKTEIVNNTTVSTQLWRLFCDGPALNSTCNEYFVNNNLTLIQGIPGLASGVISENMWSAYGPLGMLVENKRLPSVGGIDPAKDIYLPYVVNDISTFFTLLVGIYFPSVTGIMAGSNRSGDLRDAQKSIPIGTILAIATTSFIYVTGVIFFGACIEGVLLRDKFGDSVKRNLVIGTLSWPSPWVIVIGSFFSCCGAGLQSLTGAPRLLQAIARDGIVPFLQVFGHGKANGEPTWALLLTTGICEIGILIASLDAVAPILSMFFLMCYMFVNLACAVQTLLRTPNWRPRFKYYHWTLSFLGMSLCLSIMFISSWYYAIIAMGIAGCIYKYIEYRGAEKEWGDGIRGLSLNAARYALIRLEEAPPHTKNWRPQLLVLLNLDSDQCVKHPRLLSLTTQLKAGKGLTIVGNVLQGTYLSHEAEAKKAEQNIKSAMATERTKGFCHVVVSSNLRDGISHLIQSAGLGGMKHNTVLVGWPGTWRQSEDPQSWRNFIEIVRETTAAHLAMLVPKNVDSFPTNKDRLEEGTIDVWWVVHDGGMLMLLPFLLRQHKVWEKCKMRIFTVAQMDDNSIQMKKDLQMFLYHLRLDAEVEVVEMHDNDISAFTYEKTLVMEQRSQMLKQMQLSRTEREREIQSITDESRNSIRRKNQGATENSNVSRQSSTAEDIQEDEAQLIHDKNTAAHAAMNNKEEVGTDRVHMTWTKDKVSTERNRTREANANMAVRDMFNMKPEWESLNQSNVRRMHTAVKLNEIVVNKSQGAHLVLLNMPGPPRNRGGDENYMEFLEVLLEGLNRVLLVRGGGREVITIYS, from the exons GCGATGGCGTCCCAAAGGAAAACAGTCCCTTCATCAACAACTCTGAAAATGACAAGAACAATTATGATGGCACCAACATGGCACTGTTTGAG GAGGAGATGGACAGGCACCCCATGGTGTCATCCCTTCTTGATAAACTGGCAAACTACACCAATCTCTCTCAAGGAGCTCTTGAGCACGAGGAAGCTGATGAAGAGAGTTCCAAGAAGAAAACTGTTAAG AGCCCTCAGATGGGAACCTTCATGGGTGTCTACCTCCCTTGCCTCCAGAACATTCTGGGGGTCATCCTGTTTCTGCGCCTTACCTGGATTGTCGGCACAGCCGGCATCTTGGAATCCCTGGCGATCGTGGGCTTGTGCTGCTCATGC ACGATGCTAACAGCAATATCCATGAGTGCTGTTGCTACCAATGGTGTCGTACCAG ctggaggcTCTTACTACATGATCTCCAGATCTCTGGGTCCAGAGTTCGGCGGAGCAGTCGGTCTCTGTTTCTACCTCGGAACGACCTTTGCAGGCGCCATGTACATCCTGGGTACCATTGAGATTCTGCTG ACCTATATTGTGCCTCAAGCAGCCATCTTTACTGCAGAGCGAAAGGAAGATGAACTCAGCGCCCTGCTCAACAACATGCGTATCTATGGCACTTTGTGCCTTTCGCTCATGGCAATAGTTGTCTTTGTAGGGGTCAAATATGTCAACAAACTGGCCCTGGTTTTCCTGGCTTGTGTGATTCTCTCCATCATTTCCATCTACGCCGGAGTCATCAAGTCCAGTTTTGATCCACCGGATTTTCC TGTCTGCATGTTGGGGAATCGAACACTACGAAACCTTCGTTTTGACAAGTGTCTGAAGACTGAAATCGTAAACAACACCACAGTCTCCACCCAGCTGTGGCGTTTGTTCTGTGATGGGCCTGCACTTAATTCCACCTGCAACGAGTATTTTGTGAACAACAACCTGACACTAATTCAAGGCATCCCTGGTCTGGCCAGTGGGGTCATCTCAG AAAACATGTGGTCGGCGTATGGTCCACTTGGCATGTTGGTCGAAAACAAGAGGCTGCCATCCGTGGGAGGCATCGACCCTGCCAAGGACATCTACCTCCCCTATGTCGTCAACGACATCAGCACCTTCTTCACGTTGCTGGTTGGAATCTACTTCCCCTCAGTCACTG GTATCATGGCCGGTTCTAACCGCTCCGGTGACCTGAGGGACGCCCAAAAGTCCATCCCTATTGGAACCATCCTAGCTATCGCCACCACCTCCTTTATCT ATGTCACCGGTGTGATTTTCTTTGGTGCCTGTATCGAGGGAGTCCTGCTTCGAGACAA GTTTGGAGATTCAGTGAAACGGAATCTTGTTATTGGCACCCTGTCCTGGCCTTCTCCCTGGGTGATCGTGATCGGCTCGTTCTTCTCCTGCTGCGGAGCGGGTCTGCAGAGCTTGACGGGCGCTCCTCGACTCCTGCAGGCTATCGCAAGAGATGGTATCGTCCCTTTCCTGCAG GTGTTCGGTCATGGGAAAGCTAACGGAGAACCCACCTGGGCTTTGCTGCTGACGACTGGGATCTGTGAGATCGGCATTCTCATCGCCTCTTTGGACGCCGTAGCTCCCATTCTCTCCAT GTTTTTCCTCATGTGCTACATGTTTGTCAACCTGGCCTGTGCTGTTCAGACCCTGCTGCGAACACCCAACTGGAGGCCGCGCTTCAAATACTACCACTG GACCCTGTCCTTCCTGGGGATGAGCTTGTGTCTTTCCATCATGTTCATTTCATCATGGTATTACGCCATTATTGCCATGGGGATTGCTGGCTGCATCTACAAATATATCGAATATCGAGG AGCTGAAAAGGAATGGGGAGACGGCATCCGTGGCCTGTCGCTTAACGCCGCCCGCTACGCCCTTATTCGCCTTGAGGAAGCTCCTCCACACACCAAAAACTGGAG GCCCCAGTTATTGGTGCTCCTGAACTTGGATTCAGATCAGTGTGTCAAACACCCACGTCTGCTGTCCTTAACTACTCAGCTAAAGGCAGGGAAAGGCCTGACCATAGTGGGAAACGTTTTACAGGGAACCTACCTCAGTCACGAAGCAGAGGCCAAGAAGGCTGAGCAG aacatcaagtcagcgATGGCCACTGAGCGCACCAAGGGTTTCTGTCATGTGGTGGTGTCTTCAAACCTCAGAGATGGAATCTCCCACCTTATTCAGTCTGCAGGTTTGGGGGGCATGAAGCACAACACGGTGCTGGTGGGCTGGCCTGGAACCTGGAGGCAGTCTGAGGACCCACAGTCATGGAGAAACTTTATAG AGATAGTGCGCGAGACCACGGCAGCCCACCTGGCCATGCTGGTCCCTAAAAACGTGGACAGTTTCCCCACGAACAAGGACCGCCTGGAGGAGGGCACCATCGATGTATGGTGGGTGGTTCATGATGGAGGcatgctgatgctgctgcccttCCTGCTGAGACAGCACAAG GTGTGGGAGAAGTGCAAGATGCGCATCTTCACAGTTGCCCAGATGGATGACAATAGTATCCAAATGAAGAAAGATCTCCAGATGTTCCTGTACCACCTGAGGCTGGATGCTGAAGTGGAAGTGGTGGAGATG CATGACAATGACATCTCAGCCTTCACGTATGAGAAGACGTTGGTGATGGAGCAGAGGTCTCAAATGCTGAAACAGATGCAGCTCTCGAGgactgagagagaaagagag ATTCAGAGTATCACTGATGAGTCGCGTAACTCAATCCGGAGGAAGAACCAGGGAGCTACCGAGAACTCGAACGTCAGCCGGCAGTCCTCAACAGCGGAGGACATTCAGGAGGACGAG GCCCAGCTCATCCACGACAAGAACACCGCTGCTCATGCCGCTATGAACAACAAGGAAGAAGTCGGAACCGACCGGGTGCACATGACCTGGACGAAGGACAAGGTCTCAACAGAGCGGAACCGGACCCGGGAGGCCAACGCCAACATGGCCGTCCGGGACATGTTCAACATGAAGCC AGAGTGGGAGAGTCT GAACCAGTCGAATGTCCGCCGCATGCACACAGCTGTCAAGCTGAATGAAATTGTGGTCAACAAGTCGCAGGGAGCCCATCTTGTTCTGCTCAACATGCCAGGACCACCGAGGaacagaggaggagatgaaAACT ACATGGAGTTCCTGGAGGTTCTCCTGGAGGGTCTGAACCGCGTCCTCCTGGTGCGAGGAGGTGGCCGAGAAGTCATCACCATCTACTCCTAA